From the genome of Cryptococcus neoformans var. neoformans B-3501A chromosome 1, whole genome shotgun sequence, one region includes:
- a CDS encoding hypothetical protein (Similar to gi|38105978|gb|EAA52340.1| hypothetical protein MG05032.4 [Magnaporthe grisea 70-15], FASTA scores: opt: 1500, E(): 4.3e-84, (36.381% identity (66.325% similar) in 1072 aa overlap (125-1186:169-1165)); HMMPfam hit to Helicase_C, Helicase conserved C-terminal domain, score: 76.9, E(): 5.2e-20; HMMPfam hit to SNF2_N, SNF2 family N-terminal domain, score: 171.4, E(): 1.9e-48), with amino-acid sequence MSAEASPETGRFRTKSSPELFFPATDSEGEEQNDVPLTIVHPTQSTSSKFSINIASSSRPQHGITTGDFETTSQTSAHDDVDDDFSIVGHNPASSHPQGTIVAPRRKRSLQQAHSHHSSSSSSPVPSAPVIRADFRKGFLGEFVCEGWSLSKGRGYCSPGTKIVIERPKSKSTDVGAPKPGRKDSGPVRLVNGKVVGGVKSKQMTLGSMMAKKVEPAKKVKATTDQIIRFRNERGFEIGRLSIHEAGFLTHLLDTGVIQLSGNVIDCPQNLTTGCTILLNIKVYLARKAFENFGKHKREEHFSFWKDQRETAMEEAMRLRKDSLRSLFERIGVKPIQSSALSKVTPIQGVLNRQKGPDLEGSRLRSSPSTSTAEEKGKGRAAMRAVDDDEEDSGDEAEKLDEKQMNEIDSIYRKAQQGDTRLDEMDPPSTFLYTLRPYQKQALTWMNAREKGDSSVRNESLHPLWEEYLFKKDQLPGEPIEISDDDEQPDSTRKFYWNPYSGELSLKFPTSQNLSRGGILADAMGMGKTCMMASLIHTNREEKPAGNLESQTRDGVEGEIDEEPASKRIKFKQVTLSNQWRAVPTAPKVESFPRATLVVCPVSLAAQWHDELRKMSQQGSINSYVWYGGDRVDIEALLAGDGKERVDVIVTSYGTLTSEYQKWLRTKDRPNYEGGSLYDHEFLRIVLDEAHNIRNRLAMVSKACYELKGQRRWALTGTPIVNRLEDLYSLLHFLRITPWGNYSFFRSFVTVPFLNQDHKALNVVQYILESCLLRREKTMRDKDGRLIVDLPPKTVEIKVLQFSRAERQIYKFLEERAKKRFIELDADGRAMSNYTSILAMLMKLRQCVDHPLLVLGKSGEDGELGEKILESGAGNGEGNLRDMIAMYAGGIRAETPDDVDKAYAAKVLKELGEQEDTPICELCSNEMFDEVLLPCYHRSCQDCIVEWIGTCEDQNKIASCPSCGKGPIKLADLRSVQRRHKRVNPITDAYPGGRDPNSKSSNDTTVTLGKVDLVTSTKLRALLRQLEEIRQEDPKAKALVFSQFTSFLDLIEATLTKQGIRWLRFDGTMSQAQRANTIEEFGRKTNEPLILLISLKAGGVGLNLTMANYVFLMDTWWNEAIEQQAIDRVHRLGQNKPVYVTRYIIKGTVEKRIMKIQRSKTALVNASLSNGAKTKETTLADIKKIFGMDEEDSEGEVY; translated from the exons ATGAGCGCCGAAGCCTCTCCAGAAACGGGACGTTTTAGGACAAAGTCTTCCCCAGAACTTTTCTTCCCTGCTACGGACTcagaaggtgaagagcaAAACGATGTCCCCCTCACTATTGTCCACCCGACTCAGAGCACCAGTTCCAAGTTTAGCATCAATatcgcttcttcctctagACCCCAACATGGAATTACTACCGGGGATTTTGAAACTACCAGCCAGACATCTGCCCATGACgatgtcgatgatgattTTTCTATCGTGGGGCATAATCCAGCTTCATCACATCCCCAAGGGACAATTGTCGCTCCtcgaaggaaaagaagtcTCCAACAGGCACATTCACATCATTCTAGctcgtcttcatcgccTGTCCCATCAGCTCCGGTAATACGTGCTGATTTTAGGAAAGGATTTTTAGGCGAATTTGTATGTGAAGGCTGGAGCCTTTCCAAAGGCCGCGGATATTGCTCACCGGGTACCAAAATTGTCATTGAAAGACCCAAAAGCAAGTCCACGGATGTTGGCGCCCCGAAAccaggaaggaaagacagTGGACCCGTGAGACTTGTCAATGGAAAGGTGGTGGGTGGAGTAAAATCGAAGCAGATGACTCTGGGATCAATGATGGCaaaaaaagtggag CCTGCGAAGAAAGTGAAGGCAACGACAGATCAAATCATACGGTTCAGAAATGAACGTGGTTTTG AAA TTGGAAGACTGTCAATTCATGAAGCTGGTTTCCTCACTCATCTCCTGGACACCGGCGTCA TCCAACTTAGCGGAAATGTCATTGACTGCCCTCAAAACCTTACCACAGGATGCACTATCTTACTTAACATCAAGGTATATTTAGCTCGAAAAGCATTTGAAAACTTTGGAAAACACAAAAGGGAGGAACATTTTTCATTTTGGAAAGATCAAAGAGAGACAGCCATGGAAGAGGCAATGCGTCTAAGGAAGGATTCGCTGAGGTCCCTTTTTG AGCGTATTGGCGTGAAGCCCATTCAGTCCAGTGCCCTTTCAAAAGTAACACCAATTCAAGGGGTCTTGAATAGGCAAAAGGGACCCGATCTAGAGGGGTCCAGACTCAGATCTTCTCCAAGTACTTCAACTGCCGAGgagaaaggcaaaggcCGGGCTGCTATGCGCGctgtggatgatgatgaagaagacagtGGAGACGAAGCGGAAAAGTTAGATGAGAAACAAATGAATGAGATTGACTCCATTTACCGAAA GGCTCAGCAGGGTGATACTCGTTTAGACGAGATGGATCCTCCTTCGACATTCCTGTACACTCTTCGTCCATACCAAAAGCAGGCCTTGACATGGATGAACGcgagggaaaagggcgaCTCTAGCGTTCGGAACGAAAGTTTGCACCCTCTGTGGGAGGAATACTTGTTCAAGAAAGATCAACTGCCTGGAGAGCCCATTGAGATTtctgacgatgatgaacaACCCGATTCCACACGGAAGTTTTACTGGAATCCTTATAGCGGCGAACTCAGTCTTAAGTTCCCGACCTCCCAAAACCTTTCTCGAGGGGGCATTCTTGCTGATGCGATGGGCATGGGCAAAACTTGTATGATGGCTTCTTTGATCCATACCAACCGCGAGGAGAAACCAGCTGGAAACTTGGAATCGCAGACCAGAGATggggtggaaggagagatcGACGAGGAGCCTGCTTCCAAGCGTATCAAATTCAAACAAGTCACCCTTTCCAACCAATGGCGTGCTGTTCCGACTGCCCCTAAAGTTGAATCATTCCCACGCGCTACTTTAGTTGTCTGCCCTGTTTCCCTCGCGGCGCAATGGCATGACGAACTTCGAAAAATGTCACAACAAGGTTCAATCAACAGCTACGTGTGGTATGGAGGTGACAGGGTCGATATTGAGGCTTTATTAGCAGGTGACGGAAAAGAGAGGGTGGATGTCATTGTGACTTCGTACGGAACCCTTACAAGCGAATACCAGAAGTGGCTGAGGACCAAGGACAGGCCCAACTATGAAGGTGGGAGCCTATATGATC ATGAATTCCTCCGCATTGTTCTTGATGAAGCTCATAACATCAGGAATCGTTTAGCCATGGTTTCAAAAGCTTGTTATGAGCTCAAAGGCCAAAGGCGTTGGGCTTTGACTGGTACTCCTATTGTGAATCGTCTGGAGGATTTGTATTCGTTATT GCATTTCCTACGCATCACACCTTGGGGTAATTATTCGTTCTTCCGAAG CTTCGTCACTGTTCCCTTTTTGAACCAAGATCATAAAGCTCTCAATGTCGTTCAGTACATCCTGGAATCATGCCTTTTGCGCCGAGAAAAGACCATGAGGGATAAGGACGGGCGCCTCATTGTCGATCTTCCCCCAAAGACT GTGGAAATCAAGGTATTACAGTTTTCTAGGGCCGAAAGGCAGATATACAAATTCCTTGAGGAGAGGGCGAAGAAACGATTTATTGAGCTGGACGCAGATGGAAGAGCCATGTCAAATTACACTTCCATCTTGGCTATGCTTATGAA ACTCCGCCAATGTGTCgatcatccccttcttgttcttggaAAATCaggagaagacggagaaCTAGGCGAGAAGATTTTGGAGTCCGGTGCTGGCAATGGCGAAGGCAATCTTCGTGACATGATCGCCATGTATGCGGGAGGCATTAGAGCAGAGACTCCAGACGATGTGGACAAAGCTTATGCGGCTAAAGTCCTGAAGGAATTAGGGGAACAAGAGGATACGCCGATCTGCGAACTTTGTTCAAATGAAATGTTTGATGAAGTTTTGTTGCCTTGTTACCACAGAAG CTGCCAGGATTGTATAGTTGAGTGGATAGGTACATGTGAAGATCAGAACAAAATAGCCAGTTGTCCATCTTGTGGCAAAGGTCCAATCAAACTCGCCGACCTTCGTTCCGTCCAGCGCCGTCATAAGCGTGTCAATCCTATCACTGACGCTTACCCTGGGGGGCGCGATCCGAACTCAAAGTCGAGCAACGATACGACTGTTACATTGGGTAAAGTAGACTTAGTCACAAGCACGAAGCTTAGAGCGCTGTTGAGACAATTGGAAGAAATAAGGCAAGAGGATCCAAAGGCGAAGGCCCTGGTATTTTCGCAGTTTACATCTTTCCTAG ATTTGATCGAAGCCACACTTACCAAACAAGGTATACGTTGGCT TCGGTTTGACGGTACTATGAGTCAAGCTCAACGCGCAAACACCATTGAAGAGTTCGGCCGGAAAACGAATGAACCACTAATTTTGCTTATATCTCTCAAGGCTGGCGGCGTCGGTCTCAATTTGACGATGGCTAACT ATGTATTTCTGATGGACACTTGGTGGAATGAAGCCATCGAACAACAGGCGATCGACCGTGTCCATCGACTGGGGCAAAACAAGCCAGTTTACGTCACGAGGTATATCATTAAAGGCACCGTTGAGAAGCGAATTATGAAGATTC AGCGTTCGAAAACTGCTTTGGTAAACGCTTCCTTGTCGAACGGCGCTAAGACCAAGGAAACGACATTAGCAGATATCAAGAAGATCTTCGGaatggacgaagaagacagtGAGGGAGAGGTTTACTGA
- a CDS encoding hypothetical protein (Similar to gi|38111156|gb|EAA56774.1| hypothetical protein MG07129.4 [Magnaporthe grisea 70-15], FASTA scores: opt: 997, E(): 5.1e-55, (37.835% identity (62.272% similar) in 933 aa overlap (15-902:80-931)); HMMPfam hit to Spc97_Spc98, Spc97 / Spc98 family, score: 341.4, E(): 1.3e-99), whose product MPSSRPATSSTVPFTPKPRKRASSSKFTFTDKELNQFAGTLASVRKVRPGAILEELEQSGEGSGILHRYESSLHRGNPEAQKRSASARSVENERDRSHFRTRPSSSASITQREYNPSFLRAMSGSRDLLPESDHKSREKVNEPAKIEPVLERPTPMTELSAERRLLDKVPLEVQEAWICEDLLFVLQGVEGVLIRYDEGYDPFDEEQRVKGAKWRVNPLLDASLLSLVKRLLPLASFFTAVEASMELRTAPEYGMVSHALCSGIRAMLKEFRVLTAQLESLFLTSPTFTLQTLYLHLHPTLHTMSLLASLCHALEADQAGQGTDDLSDDDDGLGGMAEELGLGGAGLKGLMKNLKAREGLIGDGGDVLGGEVLGIICEREATMSGDPTASTLHSSLLLHASQPYCKMLIQWIATGHLSDPFDEFMVKESGHITKGVLESDYTDEYWERRYTLRDGAIPGSSKVSARNSTPSISAGVPPPRQGTNRLPGGACIPQFLQPWKHKILLAGKYLNVIRECGIEVKKPGEVDEKEMVAMNDPNFYKRIEDAYIYANKTLLKLMVEEQELIPHLRSMKHFFFLNQSDFLTNFLDLAASELRKPAKSASIIKLQSLLDLAVRNPSSSSSNDPFKDDLKVVMQSQGLYDWLLKIVSKTGSLTEEGELDFALGDIHEEEGSKREKERPLIAIDALAFDYSVKFPLSLIISRKTIARYQLIFRFLLHLHHLESALSAMWLEHKSPSWRNNSGNEDIERWKARIFSLRTRMLAFVRQVLAFATGEVLEPNWKALEEKLAKVQTVDQLLRDHVDFLDTCLKQCMLTTSKLLNIYAKLMTTISVFVSYQSSLNSALNKFLVDPIAESDPAKSKLRWTALSKFEINFNHHAKLHLDAVTYNAGSENVALLALVTRLHQITLRI is encoded by the exons AATCGTCCTTGCATCGTGGAAATCCTGAAGCACAGAAGAGGTCAGCTTCTGCTCGGTCAGTGGAGAATGAGCGGGACCGTTCGCATTTCCGTACGCGACCATCGTCATCGGCTTCGATAACTCAAAGGGAATACAACCCGTCATTCCTTCGCGCGATGTCTGGATCGAGGGACCTGCTACCAGAGTCAGATCACAAGAGCAGAGAAAAGGTAAACGAGCCCGCGAAAATTGAACCTGTTCTCGAACGTCCAACGCCTATGACTGAATTGAGCGCGGAGAGACGGCTACTGGATAAAGTACCCCTTGAGGTCCAAGAAGCTTGGATTTGTGAGGATTTGTTATTCGTCCTTCAG GGCGTGGAAGGGGTCTTGATACGGTATGATGAAGGGTATGACCCttttgatgaagaacaGCGCGTAAAGGGCGCAAAGTGGAGGGTTAACCCGTTGCTAG ATGCTTCATTGCTATCTTTAGTAAAACGGCTCCTACCTCTGGCATCTTTCTTTACGGCTGTCGAAGCGTCAATGGAGTTACG GACGGCACCGGAATACGGCATGGTTAGCCACGCGTTGTGCAGCGGAATAAGGGCTATGCTAAAA GAATTTCGAGTGCTGACAGCCCAGTTGgaatctctcttcctcacttccCCGACGTTTACCCTTCAAACACTCTACCTCCACCTTCACCCTACTTTGCATACCATGTCGCTGCTTGCATCTCTGTGTCATGCGCTCGAAGCCGACCAGGCTGGGCAAGGTACTGATGATTTGtcagatgatgacgatggttTGGGAGGCATGGCAGAGGAATTGGGCCTGGGGGGCGCAGGTCTAAAAGGGCTGATGAAGAATCTCAAAGCTCGAGAAGGGTTGATTGGTGATGGAGGTGATGTTCTGGGAGGCGAAGTGCTCGGTATCATATGCGAAAGAGAAGCAACTATGAGCGGAGACCCTACGGCTTCCACTTTGCATTCATCTCTCTTACTGCATGCTTCGCAGCCATACTGCAAAATGCTTATACAGTGGATTGCGACTGGCCACTTGTCGGATCCCTTCGATGAATTCATGGTCAAGGAGAGCGGACACATTACAAAAGGCGTTTTAGAAAGTGATTATACAGACGAATATTGGGAGCGAAGGTATACT CTACGCGATGGAGCAATCCCGGGATCGAGCAAAGTGTCAGCTCGTAACAGTACACCTTCGATTTCGGCAGGTGTACCCCCTCCGCGCCAAGGAACAAATCGCCTTCCCGGCGGCGCTTGCATTCCTCAGTTCTTACAACCATGGAAGCACAAGATCCTGCTAGCTGGTAAATATTTAAATGTAATAAGGGAATGCGGGATAGAGGTCAAGAAGCCTGGGGAAGTcgatgagaaggaaatggtggcTATGAACGATCCCAA TTTCTATAAGCGGATAGAAGATGCTTATATATATGCCAACAAGACTCTTTTAAAAttgatggtggaagagcaagaacTTATCCCCCATCTTCG TTCAATGAAacactttttctttctcaacCAGTCTGATTTCCTCACCAATTTCCTCGATCTTGCTGCCTCTGAACTACGCAAGCCTGCAAAAAGTGCTTCCATTATCAAGCTACAATCTCTTCTAGACCTCGCTGTTCGCAACCCATCGAGTTCGAGCTCAAATGACCCTTTTAAGGATGATCTCAAGGTCGTGATGCAATCTCAAGGATTGTATGATTGGCTATTGAAGATTGTGAGCAAGACCGGAAGCTtgacagaagaaggcgaacTAGATTTTGCGCTGGGTGACAtccatgaagaagaaggtagtaaaagggagaaagagagaccCCTGATAG CGATCGATGCCCTTGCGTTCGACTACTCTGTCAAATTTCCCCTctcgctcatcatctctcgGAAAACGATCGCGCGCTATCAACTCATTTTCCGtttcctccttcacctccaccatctcgaATCTGCACTTTCGGCCATGTGGCTTGAACATAAGAGTCCATCTTGGAGAAATAACTCGGGCAATGAAGATATTGAGAGGTGGAAGGCACGGATCTTCTCGTTAAGGACCAGGATGCTGGCCTTTGTGCGGCAGGTGCTAGCATTTGCGACTGGTGAAGTACTAGAGCCTAACTGGAAAGCGCTGGAGGAAAAGCTGGCCAAGGTACAAACAGTTGACCAACTGCTGCGGGATCACGTGGACTTTTTGGATACATGCTTGAAACAGTGCATGTTGACGACTTCAAAACTACTCAAC ATTTATGCGAAACTTATGACGACCATTTCGGTCTTTGTGTCTTATCAGTCATCTTTGAACTCGGCTCTGAATAAGTTTTTGGTGGATCCTATCGCAGAGTCCGACCCAGCCAAATCTAAATTGAGATGGACGGCATTGTCAAAATTTGAGATTAACTTCAATCACCATGCCAAA CTTCATCTGGATGCCGTCACCTACAATGCTGGATCGGAGAATGTAGCTTTGTTAGCTTTGGTTACAAGGTTGCATCAAATCACCTTAAGAATATGA
- a CDS encoding hypothetical protein (Similar to gi|46101497|gb|EAK86730.1| hypothetical protein UM05916.1 [Ustilago maydis 521], FASTA scores: opt: 498, E(): 8.5e-22, (37.398% identity (65.447% similar) in 246 aa overlap (8-248:1185-1424)); HMMPfam hit to Flavoprotein, Flavoprotein, score: 105.2, E(): 1.6e-28) produces MQPTQTHAAPVRKKPSRPFVSSHHRPADEVDDGIFRVVLITSGSVASIKAPDIVGALVKVNNNALDILPSRGSPADRLRLVATKASTYFYSQEDVDNSVRSALNLPDEQIGEHFGVRVWTDEDEWSDWKHVGEPILHIELRRWADLVVIAPCSADLLAKIAGGICDSLATSLLRALSPSTPVIVCPAMNTHMYQHRLTTRHLAVVQEDLEYLVSGPQGAGRLACGDDGPGKMTDWRDIVSLIEGFATMHQGRRAVHHSGHSLDRSSDLPLPPFTEAPPTPGRPPKLSSPVESSSVSMQGGSPAKGPSDDVLTGIADWRSMTNELGGDGTAWNRKWWLG; encoded by the exons ATGCAGCCCACCCAAACTCATGCTGCTCCCGTTCGTAAAAAGCCCTCGCGCCCATTCGTTTCATCCCACCACCGCCCTGCAGACGAGGTAGATGATGGCATCTTTCGTGTCGTTTTGATCACCAGTGGTAGCGTAGCAAGCATCAAAGCACCCGATATCGTTGGGGCTTTGGTCAAGGTGAATAATAATGCTCTCGATATCCTGCCTTCTAGGGGATCTCCTGCTGACCGACTTCGCT TGGTTGCGACCAAAGCTTCCACATACTTTTACAGCCAAGAAGATGTAGACAATTCTGTGAGATCGGCTCTAAACCTACCTGACGAACAAATTGGAGAGCATTTCGGTGTGAGAGTCTGgacagatgaagatgaatggTCC GATTGGAAGCATGTAGGAGAACCTATATTACACATCGAA TTGCGTCGATGGGCAGATTTGGTTGTGATTGCACCCTGCTCAGCAGACCTGCTGGCCAAGATCGCCGGCGGGATTTGCGACAGTCTCGCT acttctcttctccgcgCACTGAGCCCATCAACGCCGGTAATCGTGTGCCCCGCTATGAACACGCACATGTATCAGCATCGGCTAACTACTCGGCACCTCGCGGTCGTGCAAGAGGACTTGGAGTACCTTGTCTCTGGACCACAGGGGGCTGGGAGGCTTGCCTGCGGTGATGACG GCCCTGGAAAAATGACAGACTGGCGAGACATAGTGTCTCTGATCGAAGGGTTCGCTACAATGCACCAGGGCCGTCGAGCTGTGCATCATTCTGGTCATTCTCTTGACAGGTCCTCcgatcttcctctcccgccTTTCACAGAGGCGCCTCCAACGCCGGGAAGACCTCCCAAATTATCGTCTCCTGTAGAATCGTCTAGCGTATCAATGCAAGGTGGTTCACCTGCGAAAGGCCCCTCGGATGACGTTTTGACTGGCATAGCAGATTGGAGGTCAATGACGAACGAGCTAGGCGGAGATGGAACAGCATGGAACAGAAAGTGGTGGTTGGGTTGA